One segment of Primulina tabacum isolate GXHZ01 chromosome 14, ASM2559414v2, whole genome shotgun sequence DNA contains the following:
- the LOC142524481 gene encoding uncharacterized protein LOC142524481 → MNHCAIQHNYFVAREEMRGSAAASGGGSMERRGTVICPKPRRLGLNHTTLYDPYPMTPRRWHICHQREVCEANAAQEVLDIILAKGSYGADQSVSQVSSSPPFFSGSPPRRVSNPLIQDARFVDEKLAPVSPRAIPIISGRFVQESFGNHPALRVEGFDCLDKVRRNRHIPALA, encoded by the exons ATGAATCACTGTGCTATTCAGCATAATTATTTTGTCGCCCGTGAAGAGATGAGAGGAAGTGCCGCCGCTTCTGGCGGAGGATCTATGGAGAGGAGAGGGACTGTAATTTGCCCCAAGCCTCGGCGGCTAGGCCTAAACCACACCACCCTTTATGACCCTTATCCTATGACACCCCGCAGATGGCATATTTG CCATCAGCGAGAGGTCTGTGAAGCAAATGCTGCCCAAGAAGTGCTGGATATCATTCTTGCAAAG GGTAGTTATGGTGCGGATCAATCTGTCTCGCAAGTATCTTCGTCTCCCCCATTTTTTTCGGGGTCACCGCCTAGGAGAGTATCTAACCCATTAATCCAAGATGCACGTTTTGTGGATGAGAAACTCGCCCCAGTCTCACCACGTGCGATCCCAATCATATCAGGCAGATTCGTCCAGGAAAGTTTTGGTAACCATCCGGCCTTGAGGGTCGAGGGGTTCGACTGCCTCGATAAGGTTAGGCGCAATCGCCACATCCCTGCCTTGGCTTGA